The proteins below are encoded in one region of Silene latifolia isolate original U9 population chromosome 2, ASM4854445v1, whole genome shotgun sequence:
- the LOC141644105 gene encoding polyphenol oxidase, chloroplastic-like, giving the protein MASLSPSTINNLTIPQNPQIISNNNLRLRSKKSIISCKNHNNKNENPNNKTPILDRRNMLIGLGGLYGSTLPLITGSPANAEPMAPDVYSCALTDAAWEGSVGDFCCPPKFPREIKEFSFSDYPSPVLKNRRPAHLASKDPEYVRDYSRAIRIMRTDLAPFDPRSFYQQSKIHCAYCDASYPQLNNPDKRMEVHGNWLFASFHRWYLYFFERIMGKMINKPDFALPFWNWDHPDGMRMPEMYKDMDSSLYDSNRDIDHLSSMIDLNYSRASNNNSEIPDYWLTRSNLEVMRKQMVYPSKPSLFFGAEYRLGDDNSNRDLGAGALEISPHNIVHDWTGSGTIRGHQDMGSFWSAGRDPIFYCHHANVDRMWHLWRTELPGRSRVNIRDQDYLNAWFVFYDENANPVKVKVKDSFDIEKLGYTYEKVELPWLFQPRVRPSRPMIITPFTPDETVTFPKALDSVIKIQVRRPSKSLGRTIEEKEEEEEILVIEFELCHADVQFVKFDVYVNDPIDHSNDDEDTKVTPGMAGTYTSLSHRGMPNMSGMKNMTSGEVKRKSSLRLALNLLLAEIGVENDDIIEVALVPRSGTECLDITAVKIEFTSD; this is encoded by the exons ATGGCTTCACTATCTCCTTCAACCATCAATAATCTCACCATTCCCCAAAACCCTCAAATAATTTCCAATAATAATTTACGCTTACGCTCGAAAAAATCAATAATTTCATGCAAAAATCAcaacaataagaatgaaaaccCTAATAATAAAACACCCATATTGGACCGACGAAACATGCTCATTGGCCTAGGGGGATTATACGGGTCGACCCTACCACTAATCACCGGGTCCCCGGCCAATGCGGAGCCAATGGCTCCGGACGTGTACTCATGTGCTCTAACCGATGCCGCATGGGAGGGCTCGGTAGGTGACTTTTGTTGTCCACCAAAGTTCCCACGTGAAATCAAAGAGTTCTCTTTCAGCGACTACCCGAGCCCCGTGTTAAAAAATCGGCGCCCGGCTCACCTAGCATCGAAGGACCCCGAATATGTGCGCGACTATAGTCGTGCCATACGTATAATGCGTACGGATCTTGCTCCATTCGACCCACGTAGCTTTTATCAACAATCCAAAATACATTGTGCGTATTGTGACGCTTCGTACCCGCAACTTAATAATCCCGATAAACGAATGGAAGTGCATGGTAATTGGTTATTCGCGTCGTTTCATAGGTGGTACTTGTACTTTTTTGAGAGGATCATGGGGAAGATGATAAACAAGCCGGATTTTGCATTGCCGTTTTGGAATTGGGATCATCCTGACGGTATGCGAATGCCGGAAATGTATAAGGATATGGATTCTTCACTATACGATTCTAACAG GGACATAGATCATTTGTCATCAATGATCGATCTCAACTACTCTAGAGCTTCAAACAACAATAGTGAAATCCCCGATTACTGGCTTACTCGATCAAATCTTGAAGTAATGAGGAAACAAATGGTATATCCGTCTAAACCATCACTGTTTTTTGGAGCAGAATACAGGCTAGGGGACGATAATAGTAACCGTGACCTTGGGGCCGGAGCCCTTGAGATATCACCACATAATATCGTTCATGATTGGACGGGTAGTGGGACCATACGTGGCCATCAAGATATGGGTTCATTTTGGTCTGCCGGTCGTGACCCGATTTTTTATTGTCACCATGCAAATGTCGATAGAATGTGGCATTTGTGGCGGACTGAACTTCCTGGTCGGTCCAGGGTTAATATTCGTGACCAGGATTATTTGAATGCATGGTTCGTCTTCTATGACGAAAATGCAAACCCGGTTAAGGTTAAAGTAAAAGACAGTTTCGACATAGAGAAATTAGGTTACACTTATGAAAAGGTCGAGTTACCATGGTTATTTCAACCTCGTGTTCGTCCTTCTCGTCCAATGATAATAACACCGTTTACACCCGATGAGACAGTGACGTTTCCAAAGGCCTTGGACTCAGTTATCAAGATCCAGGTGAGGAGACCTAGTAAAAGCTTAGGGCGGACTAtagaggagaaggaggaggaggaggagatacTAGTGATCGAGTTCGAGTTATGTCATGCTGATGTCCAATTTGTGAAATTCGACGTCTACGTTAATGATCCAATCGATCATAGTAATGATGACGAAGACACCAAGGTGACACCGGGGATGGCCGGGACTTATACTTCGTTGTCTCATAGGGGAATGCCGAATATGAGTGGGATGAAGAACATGACGAGTGGTGAGGTGAAAAGGAAGAGTTCTTTAAGGTTGGCATTGAACCTTTTGCTTGCGGAAATTGGTGTTGAAAATGATGACATTATTGAAGTGGCTCTGGTGCCTAGGTCCGGGACCGAATGCCTTGATATTACTGCTGTCAAAATCGAGTTTACCTCCGACTGA